A stretch of Spirosoma oryzicola DNA encodes these proteins:
- a CDS encoding sugar isomerase domain-containing protein produces MTQQYIAKCRQMLDSIEAQTPHIQQAAQWFADTILAGRMVHVFGSGHSRIMVEEMWPRYGSFPGFNPIVELSLTFHNLVVGANGQRQAMFLENVPGLADRILRNFALTRQDSALIISSSGCNVVPIEMAELFQRQGVKVVALITKEHSEQSTSKRADRKKLGDFADLILDTGAPVGDAMLTIPELDTPVAPGSTVGGAVVVNSLKAEVARLLTEAGRPPKVLSAGVVVGAERAVDLFESAYDEHAHRLAKLYQQVGIPSYVSQENTQDL; encoded by the coding sequence ATGACTCAACAATATATTGCGAAGTGCCGCCAGATGCTGGACAGTATCGAAGCCCAGACTCCCCATATTCAGCAGGCGGCTCAGTGGTTTGCCGATACGATTCTGGCGGGCCGAATGGTGCATGTGTTCGGATCAGGTCACAGCCGGATCATGGTCGAAGAAATGTGGCCTCGATACGGTTCGTTTCCCGGTTTTAACCCCATCGTCGAACTCTCGCTAACGTTCCACAATCTGGTCGTAGGAGCCAACGGGCAGCGGCAGGCGATGTTCCTGGAAAACGTTCCGGGTCTGGCCGACCGTATCCTTCGTAACTTTGCGCTGACCAGGCAGGATTCCGCTCTGATTATATCGTCGTCGGGCTGTAACGTTGTTCCTATCGAAATGGCCGAACTGTTTCAGCGGCAGGGTGTGAAAGTGGTGGCGCTGATTACCAAAGAGCACTCCGAACAAAGCACAAGCAAACGCGCCGATAGAAAAAAATTAGGGGACTTCGCCGATCTGATTCTGGATACAGGCGCACCCGTTGGCGACGCCATGCTAACCATACCCGAATTAGACACGCCGGTTGCGCCCGGCAGTACAGTTGGCGGAGCCGTTGTGGTAAATAGCCTTAAGGCCGAAGTTGCGCGACTGCTAACGGAGGCCGGTCGTCCGCCAAAAGTGCTTAGTGCGGGCGTGGTAGTGGGTGCCGAACGAGCAGTTGATCTGTTCGAATCGGCCTACGATGAGCACGCGCACCGACTGGCAAAACTATACCAGCAGGTGGGCATCCCCAGTTACGTTAGCCAAGAGAATACACAAGACTTATGA
- a CDS encoding GNAT family N-acetyltransferase yields the protein MIETSRLTIIPLTLDQIRLHLADRYQLEKTLGLKKGHREVTEPLLSIITHFTVPRLKDPSNDPLYHTMWLAIDRDKQQFVAEAKFKGEPDETGTVEIGYGTYPALWRNGYMSEMVGGLVNWVGQQPGVHRVVADTDVENVASQKVLEKNGFSLFDRVENMLWWEYIV from the coding sequence ATGATTGAAACGTCGCGCCTGACAATTATCCCTCTGACGCTTGATCAAATTCGACTGCACCTTGCTGATCGGTACCAGTTGGAAAAGACGTTGGGACTGAAAAAAGGACATCGGGAAGTGACTGAGCCTTTGCTGAGTATCATCACACACTTCACCGTTCCCCGCCTGAAAGATCCGTCGAACGACCCGCTTTACCATACCATGTGGCTGGCAATCGATCGTGATAAGCAGCAGTTCGTGGCCGAAGCGAAATTTAAAGGTGAGCCTGATGAAACGGGCACGGTAGAGATTGGCTACGGCACGTACCCGGCGCTTTGGCGAAACGGCTACATGAGCGAAATGGTGGGTGGTCTGGTCAACTGGGTTGGGCAGCAACCGGGAGTTCATCGCGTTGTGGCCGATACCGACGTTGAAAATGTAGCTTCGCAGAAGGTGCTGGAAAAGAACGGTTTTTCTTTATTCGACCGGGTAGAAAACATGCTTTGGTGGGAATACATAGTCTAA
- a CDS encoding ROK family protein, whose translation MNAIGIDLGGTWIKGVLMNSETGEIVKQLYHPTNGEKDWKQAVAETVADLRKLSPDNVTATGLSAPGLPDETNQYIAFMPGRLSGLEGFHWGSFLNDDVHVVNDAHAALLAESRFGVAKGYRQVVMLTLGTGVGGGILIDGRLYQGNFQKAGSVGHIAVDGESVSDVTGMPGSLENAIGNCTIEKRSMGRFTSTYQLLEAYKQGDYVAQWVWLSSVRKLAIGVSSLINGFSPDLVVLGGGITQAEEDLMRPLAEFMTLYEWRPGGQATPLKIAQFGDMAGAIGAASFAIQRSISPV comes from the coding sequence ATGAACGCAATCGGCATTGACCTTGGCGGTACCTGGATCAAAGGCGTTTTAATGAATAGTGAAACGGGCGAAATCGTCAAACAACTATACCATCCGACCAATGGTGAAAAGGACTGGAAACAGGCCGTTGCCGAAACCGTGGCCGACTTACGAAAGTTGTCCCCGGACAACGTAACGGCTACCGGATTATCAGCGCCGGGGCTGCCCGACGAAACCAATCAGTACATCGCGTTCATGCCGGGACGGCTAAGTGGTCTGGAAGGCTTTCATTGGGGAAGTTTTCTGAATGATGACGTTCACGTCGTCAACGATGCTCACGCGGCATTGCTGGCCGAAAGTCGGTTCGGGGTTGCCAAGGGGTATCGTCAGGTCGTGATGCTGACGCTCGGCACGGGGGTTGGGGGCGGTATTCTGATCGATGGTCGCTTGTACCAGGGCAATTTTCAGAAGGCGGGTAGTGTTGGTCACATTGCCGTCGATGGCGAGAGCGTTTCAGACGTAACGGGTATGCCGGGCAGCCTGGAAAATGCCATTGGCAACTGTACCATCGAGAAGCGGTCAATGGGTCGGTTTACATCGACCTATCAACTGCTGGAAGCGTACAAACAGGGTGATTACGTGGCGCAGTGGGTATGGCTGTCGTCTGTTCGGAAGCTAGCTATAGGAGTGAGTTCGCTGATCAACGGTTTCTCGCCAGACCTGGTCGTGCTGGGGGGAGGCATTACGCAAGCTGAAGAGGATTTGATGCGGCCCCTGGCTGAGTTTATGACTTTGTACGAATGGCGGCCCGGTGGTCAGGCTACGCCCCTAAAGATTGCCCAATTTGGCGATATGGCGGGTGCGATTGGGGCCGCGAGTTTTGCCATTCAACGTTCTATTTCACCAGTTTAG
- a CDS encoding SDR family NAD(P)-dependent oxidoreductase — MWLESKKIVVIGGTTGMGLSAALAFVREGAQVVVVGRNAESCATAEQQLDGNGLAMSGDASDPQTAPKAIALCQQIFGGFDGLFHVAGGSGRRFGDGPLHEITPEGWNYTININLTSLMLSNQAAVRAFRAQCTGGTILNMGSVLGSSPSPTYFATHAYAAVKSGVIGFTKSVAAYYANDNIRVNVLAPALVETPMSQRATTNDAIMSFTRTKQPLDGGRIGQPTDLDGAAVYFMSDYSAFTTGQVLTVDGGWSVSEGQV, encoded by the coding sequence ATGTGGTTAGAATCGAAAAAGATAGTGGTGATTGGAGGGACGACAGGCATGGGTTTGTCAGCGGCTTTGGCGTTTGTGCGCGAGGGAGCGCAGGTGGTTGTCGTTGGGCGAAATGCTGAAAGCTGTGCTACTGCCGAGCAACAACTTGATGGAAATGGACTGGCGATGTCGGGGGATGCCTCCGATCCGCAAACGGCTCCCAAAGCCATTGCCCTCTGCCAGCAGATTTTTGGTGGCTTCGACGGTTTATTTCACGTAGCGGGCGGTAGTGGCCGACGGTTCGGCGACGGGCCGCTTCACGAGATTACGCCTGAAGGCTGGAATTATACCATCAATATCAATCTCACCTCATTGATGCTGTCGAATCAGGCGGCTGTTCGGGCGTTCCGGGCGCAGTGTACGGGCGGCACGATTCTGAACATGGGGTCTGTGCTGGGGTCGAGTCCGTCACCAACGTATTTTGCTACGCACGCGTATGCCGCCGTAAAATCGGGCGTGATTGGCTTTACAAAATCCGTAGCGGCCTATTACGCCAACGACAACATTCGCGTCAACGTACTGGCTCCGGCGCTAGTTGAAACACCCATGTCGCAGCGGGCAACGACCAACGATGCGATCATGTCCTTTACTCGTACTAAACAACCCTTGGATGGCGGTCGAATTGGTCAGCCTACCGACCTGGACGGAGCCGCTGTGTACTTTATGTCCGATTATTCGGCTTTTACTACCGGACAGGTCCTGACAGTCGACGGCGGATGGAGCGTGAGTGAAGGTCAGGTTTAG